A genomic region of Anaerolineales bacterium contains the following coding sequences:
- a CDS encoding glycosyltransferase family 39 protein — translation MPKHTYRIPQWLYQAALVALLLAAATLRLAGLDWDESRHLHPDERFLTQVAAALHSVPSLGEYFNTASSTLNPSNAGFSFFVYGTLPVVLVRYVGEWTQMTGYDSIYLVGRVLSALADVGVIAMVYFTARRLFDRRVGLLAAAFYSVSVMAIQQSHFWTVDNFVNLFTVITVYFAVRVATPSTKAKGRFDLWDFVWFGVALGSAMASKVSVGLVCLTLPIAVIIRVQAMEAEWREAQLGKGVLYTLMAAGLSLLAFRIFQPYAFIGLRLNPEWVETMRQLAAQVSGDADWPPSMQWARRPLWFGLQNIVRWGLGWPLAITSWLGFGWAAWRALKGEWLKPYFVVLAWGLIYFVQQSLAFNPTMRYFLPLYPMLAILGAWGIFELWRLAAARRGAAAPASRWLRAAALGLGVLGVVGGLLWSLAFVQVYLQPHARVAATRWIYDNIPGPLTLIVQNEQGTSHQPLSLPYNTRIRAEMPLLTSFSARQGGVLTQLDFKTLQTPLALTLRSGASGEVLNADYGQVVDFANLPVGETSAVAMAVGATTFADPLALYQLHVQFPAGTGSLWVERVVVSHSQSSELPQQDVLDAPLLTQLGAALDLQFALAPGNFPDQVVLYLRPEKALRPAPVPLRVQLSLSPDMAEPLLDTTLAVAPGASLANAASLPLESPVTLQQGIIYYLQLSTLNATQAILQGSPVANETSWDDGLPLRIDSYDGFGGIYQGGLNFEMYWNENAEKVQRFQSTLDAADYVFISSNRQWGSLPRLPERFPLAITYYRALLGCPTERSIEWCYAEAQPGQFSGQLGFELVQVFENAPHLGGWSFNDQWAEEAFTVYDHPKVLIFKKTAAYDPAAVAAILASAPVDQAVNLTPKQASGGVPPTLMLPADRLAEQQAGGTWAALFSRQAWVNAAPWVSLVVWYLALGVLGVLAYPLVRWALPGLRDGGYPFARLAGLLLLAYLGWLGGSLGLSFSRAWLAVCALLIGLLGVLAARPQWPQIKAEWKSQRAMFLRTEALFLGFFLIMLLIRLGNPDLWHPAKGGEKPMDFAYFNAVLKSSSFPAYDPWFAGGYINYYYYGFVLVGALVKLLGIIPAVAYNLILPSLFAMLALGAYSVAWNLWAAWQARQAVAARGPGAHAVGLSAALASVLLGNLGSIQMILQGYARLGGGGAALEGVGTLTQLGWMLRGLALSLTGTPLPYGLGEWYWNPTRIFPAPGESAPITEFPLFTFTYADLHAHMIALPVTLLALAWALSAVLSGGWGTARAQRGLRGALQLAWVFVFGGIVIGSLRPINTWDLPVYALLAALAAGYALWRYLPRSTAQGLPRSLKMLAGPLVLAALCYLAYVPFGWWYRQGYSSLRVWDGVHVAFGPYFTHWGVFLFFLVAWLAWETRQWLASTPLSSVRKLEGYVWALPLGALAIFLILFALQILGVVVGWLLVPLLLWIGALFLRPGQDESKRLVLFLSGTAVFLTLFVEVMVLKGDISRMNTVFKFYMQAWTLLALCASLAAAWCWQALPHWSPNWRGVWQGLATLLLACAALFLLLGVTAKIRDRMAEGSPHTLDGMAYMQNAVYYEADRVLMLSEDYAAIRWMQDHVNGSPVIMEGYVSEYRWGARYSIYTGLPAVLGWNHHQRQQREFVPGNDVWGRMGDVNLFYETTDLTQAENLLAKYAVRYIVVGQMEQAVYSAEGLTKFAAAEGRLWQEVFRVGDTAIYEVLER, via the coding sequence ATGCCCAAGCACACCTACCGCATTCCGCAATGGCTGTATCAGGCCGCCCTGGTGGCCTTGTTGCTGGCCGCCGCTACCCTGCGCCTGGCGGGGCTGGATTGGGACGAGAGCCGCCACTTGCACCCCGATGAGCGCTTTCTGACCCAGGTAGCCGCGGCGCTGCACAGTGTCCCCAGCCTCGGCGAATACTTCAACACGGCCAGCTCCACGCTGAATCCCAGCAATGCCGGGTTTAGCTTCTTTGTCTACGGCACGCTGCCAGTGGTCTTGGTGCGCTATGTCGGCGAGTGGACCCAGATGACCGGTTACGACTCCATCTATCTGGTCGGGCGCGTGCTTTCCGCCCTGGCCGATGTCGGCGTGATCGCCATGGTGTACTTCACCGCCCGGCGCCTGTTTGATCGCCGGGTCGGCTTGCTGGCGGCGGCCTTCTACAGCGTCTCCGTCATGGCGATCCAGCAATCGCATTTTTGGACAGTGGACAATTTTGTCAACCTGTTCACTGTCATCACGGTGTATTTCGCCGTGCGCGTGGCCACTCCCTCCACCAAAGCCAAGGGGCGCTTTGACCTGTGGGATTTCGTGTGGTTCGGCGTGGCGTTGGGCAGCGCCATGGCTTCCAAAGTCAGCGTGGGCCTGGTGTGCCTCACCTTGCCGATCGCCGTGATCATTCGGGTGCAGGCGATGGAGGCCGAGTGGCGCGAGGCGCAGCTTGGCAAGGGTGTGCTGTATACGCTGATGGCGGCCGGGCTGAGCCTGCTGGCCTTCCGCATTTTTCAGCCTTATGCCTTCATCGGCCTACGCCTCAACCCTGAGTGGGTTGAGACTATGCGCCAGCTTGCCGCCCAGGTGAGCGGCGATGCCGATTGGCCGCCCTCGATGCAATGGGCGCGCCGCCCGCTGTGGTTCGGCTTGCAAAACATTGTGCGCTGGGGGCTGGGTTGGCCACTGGCGATCACTAGCTGGCTGGGCTTTGGCTGGGCAGCCTGGCGCGCCCTTAAAGGCGAGTGGCTCAAGCCGTACTTTGTGGTTTTGGCTTGGGGCCTGATCTATTTTGTGCAACAGTCGCTGGCCTTCAACCCCACCATGCGCTATTTTCTGCCGCTGTACCCAATGCTGGCGATCTTGGGCGCCTGGGGCATTTTTGAGCTGTGGCGGTTGGCCGCGGCGCGCCGCGGCGCAGCGGCGCCTGCCAGCCGCTGGCTGCGTGCCGCCGCGCTGGGCCTGGGCGTGCTGGGCGTGGTGGGTGGCCTGCTATGGTCGCTGGCCTTCGTCCAGGTCTACCTGCAGCCGCACGCCCGCGTGGCCGCCACGCGCTGGATCTATGACAACATCCCTGGCCCGCTGACACTCATTGTGCAAAACGAGCAGGGCACCAGCCACCAGCCGCTCTCGCTGCCCTACAACACGCGCATCCGCGCCGAAATGCCCTTGCTCACCAGCTTCTCGGCGCGCCAGGGTGGCGTGCTGACCCAGCTGGACTTCAAGACGCTGCAAACGCCGCTGGCGCTGACGCTGCGTTCGGGCGCCAGTGGCGAGGTGCTCAACGCCGATTACGGGCAGGTGGTTGATTTTGCCAACCTGCCTGTGGGTGAGACCAGCGCAGTGGCAATGGCGGTAGGCGCCACCACCTTCGCTGACCCGTTGGCCTTGTACCAATTGCATGTGCAGTTTCCGGCGGGCACAGGCAGCCTGTGGGTGGAGCGCGTGGTGGTGAGCCACTCGCAAAGCAGTGAGCTGCCGCAACAAGACGTGCTCGACGCGCCGCTACTCACCCAACTGGGCGCGGCGTTGGATCTGCAATTTGCACTGGCACCAGGCAACTTCCCTGACCAGGTGGTGCTCTACTTGCGGCCGGAGAAGGCCTTGCGGCCGGCGCCCGTGCCGCTGCGCGTGCAGCTCAGCCTGAGCCCGGATATGGCCGAGCCCCTGCTGGATACTACGTTGGCGGTGGCGCCCGGCGCCAGCCTGGCCAACGCAGCCAGCCTGCCGCTAGAGTCGCCAGTGACCCTGCAGCAAGGCATCATCTACTACTTGCAACTCAGCACACTCAATGCAACGCAGGCGATTTTGCAAGGGAGCCCGGTGGCCAACGAAACCAGTTGGGATGACGGCCTGCCCCTGCGCATCGATAGCTACGACGGCTTTGGGGGCATCTACCAGGGCGGGCTGAACTTTGAAATGTACTGGAACGAGAACGCCGAGAAGGTGCAGCGATTTCAGAGCACGCTCGATGCGGCGGACTATGTGTTCATCTCGTCCAACCGCCAATGGGGCAGCCTGCCGCGCCTGCCGGAACGCTTTCCGCTGGCGATCACTTATTACCGCGCCCTGTTAGGCTGCCCCACGGAGCGCAGCATTGAGTGGTGCTATGCCGAAGCACAGCCCGGCCAGTTCAGCGGCCAACTGGGCTTTGAGCTGGTGCAAGTGTTTGAGAACGCCCCGCACCTGGGCGGTTGGAGCTTCAACGACCAATGGGCCGAAGAAGCCTTCACCGTCTACGACCATCCCAAGGTGCTGATCTTCAAAAAGACCGCCGCCTACGACCCGGCCGCGGTGGCCGCCATTCTGGCCAGCGCTCCGGTAGACCAGGCGGTCAACCTCACCCCGAAGCAAGCCTCGGGTGGTGTGCCGCCCACGCTGATGCTGCCCGCCGACCGGCTGGCAGAGCAGCAGGCCGGCGGCACCTGGGCGGCGTTGTTCAGCCGCCAGGCCTGGGTCAATGCTGCGCCATGGGTCAGCCTGGTGGTGTGGTATCTGGCGCTGGGCGTGCTGGGCGTGCTGGCGTATCCCTTGGTGCGCTGGGCTCTGCCCGGCCTGCGGGATGGCGGCTACCCGTTTGCGCGCTTGGCAGGGTTACTGCTGCTGGCCTATCTGGGCTGGCTGGGCGGCTCGCTGGGGCTGAGCTTCAGCCGCGCCTGGCTGGCCGTGTGCGCACTGCTGATCGGCTTGTTGGGCGTGCTGGCGGCCCGGCCACAATGGCCGCAGATCAAGGCGGAGTGGAAGAGCCAGCGTGCCATGTTCCTGCGCACCGAGGCGTTGTTCCTCGGCTTCTTCCTCATCATGCTGCTGATCCGTCTGGGCAATCCTGATTTATGGCACCCTGCCAAAGGCGGCGAGAAGCCGATGGATTTTGCCTATTTCAACGCGGTGCTCAAGAGCAGCAGCTTCCCCGCGTATGACCCGTGGTTCGCCGGCGGCTATATCAATTACTACTATTACGGCTTTGTATTGGTCGGCGCCCTGGTCAAGCTGCTCGGCATTATCCCCGCGGTGGCCTACAACCTGATCCTGCCCAGCTTGTTCGCCATGCTGGCCTTGGGGGCCTATAGCGTCGCATGGAATCTGTGGGCCGCCTGGCAGGCACGCCAGGCGGTGGCGGCGCGCGGCCCGGGTGCGCATGCCGTGGGTTTGAGCGCCGCGCTGGCCAGTGTGCTGCTGGGCAACCTGGGCAGCATTCAAATGATCTTGCAGGGCTACGCGCGGCTGGGCGGCGGCGGGGCCGCGTTGGAAGGCGTGGGCACACTAACCCAGCTGGGCTGGATGCTACGCGGGCTGGCCCTCTCGCTGACCGGGACGCCGCTGCCGTATGGCTTGGGCGAGTGGTATTGGAACCCGACGCGCATCTTCCCCGCTCCGGGCGAATCGGCGCCGATCACTGAATTCCCGTTGTTCACCTTCACCTACGCCGATCTGCACGCTCACATGATCGCCCTGCCGGTCACATTGCTGGCGCTGGCCTGGGCGCTCTCGGCGGTGCTCAGCGGCGGGTGGGGCACGGCACGCGCCCAACGCGGGCTGCGCGGCGCGCTGCAACTGGCCTGGGTCTTCGTTTTTGGCGGCATCGTCATCGGCAGCTTGCGCCCGATCAACACCTGGGATCTGCCGGTCTACGCGCTCTTGGCGGCGCTGGCTGCGGGCTATGCCTTGTGGCGTTACCTGCCGCGTAGCACGGCGCAGGGCTTGCCGCGCAGCCTGAAGATGCTGGCCGGGCCGCTGGTGCTGGCGGCGTTGTGCTACCTGGCCTATGTGCCGTTTGGCTGGTGGTATCGCCAGGGCTACAGCTCTCTGCGCGTGTGGGATGGTGTTCACGTGGCCTTTGGGCCTTACTTTACGCATTGGGGCGTGTTCCTCTTTTTCCTGGTGGCCTGGCTGGCCTGGGAGACGCGCCAATGGCTGGCCAGTACGCCGCTTTCCTCGGTGCGCAAGCTCGAGGGCTATGTGTGGGCGCTGCCCCTGGGCGCGCTAGCTATTTTCCTGATCTTGTTTGCCCTGCAGATTCTCGGCGTGGTGGTGGGCTGGTTGCTGGTGCCCCTGCTGCTGTGGATCGGTGCGCTGTTCCTGCGCCCCGGCCAGGATGAAAGCAAGCGGCTGGTGCTGTTCTTGAGTGGCACGGCGGTCTTCCTGACCTTGTTTGTGGAAGTGATGGTGCTGAAAGGCGACATCTCGCGCATGAACACGGTCTTCAAGTTTTATATGCAAGCCTGGACGTTGCTGGCGCTGTGCGCCAGCCTGGCGGCGGCTTGGTGTTGGCAGGCCCTGCCGCACTGGTCACCCAATTGGCGCGGCGTGTGGCAGGGCCTGGCCACGCTGTTGCTGGCCTGCGCGGCATTGTTCCTGCTACTGGGCGTCACCGCCAAGATCAGAGACCGCATGGCGGAGGGTAGCCCGCACACCCTCGACGGCATGGCGTATATGCAAAATGCCGTGTACTACGAAGCCGATCGCGTGCTGATGCTCAGTGAAGATTACGCCGCCATCCGCTGGATGCAAGACCACGTCAACGGTTCGCCGGTGATCATGGAAGGTTACGTCAGCGAGTACCGCTGGGGGGCGCG
- a CDS encoding glycosyltransferase family 39 protein has product MPEPSLLDYLKALLRGQQPPAIPPLPSGKGRRTRLRPAATSARRPRSKAAAPAFTLAQLPWRSLGAVLLFLAGQALLSLAGSSPATLALAVPLWVLALGLAIWANRHGEWALPALQPAAANKAALSFRRTPLIVAAVLFVLTFLLSGHNRFNLLNVVCWLGALGSLLYAFWQPGPRRPGWRTRWAAFWAQPEFTLRVGRHTLLLLLLGALILAVRLYALRSAPPEMVSDHAEMLLDLLDIRNGQAAIFFERNTGREPLPFYLAAWVGRWFGTGVSFLTLKLTSTLASLAGLVFMYLMGEELGGRRVGVFTLALAGLAYWPNVLAHLGLNFYWYATLTAPTLYFLLRGIRRGQLNDYLLAGVCLGIGLNGYTAFRIVPLVAAAALAIFLLHRSSASLRNRAITGALLLLVVALVATTPLLRYSIDHLLVANQRILTRLGEAERAYPGPVGFILLSNMLKGLGLFNYSGGSQWVVGTVRSPAFDLFTATLLLLGVCFTAMRYARQRQWQDLFLLLSLPLLLLPSTLSLAFPEENPAMNRASGAWVPAFVLAALALETYLRSLGQRLAPKRAAASQLAAAGLLALVAASNLGLFNQYTRAYRANSWNSAEMGAVIADFAASFGSLESAWVVAYPHWVDTRLVAMEANNPGRDYAIWPEQLTQTASVAAPRLYILKPEDTLALSTLQQLFPQGVLTTYTSQVASRDFYLYLVANN; this is encoded by the coding sequence ATGCCCGAACCCAGTCTGCTCGATTACCTGAAAGCACTCCTGCGCGGCCAGCAGCCGCCGGCCATTCCGCCGCTGCCAAGCGGCAAGGGCCGCCGCACCCGCCTGCGCCCCGCAGCCACGTCGGCGCGCAGGCCGCGCAGCAAGGCGGCTGCACCTGCCTTCACGCTGGCTCAGCTGCCCTGGCGCAGCCTGGGCGCGGTACTGCTATTCCTGGCCGGGCAAGCCTTGCTCAGCCTGGCGGGCAGCAGCCCGGCCACGCTGGCCTTGGCCGTGCCCCTATGGGTGCTGGCGCTGGGCCTGGCTATCTGGGCCAACCGGCACGGCGAATGGGCGCTGCCGGCTTTGCAGCCCGCCGCGGCCAATAAGGCCGCGCTGAGTTTCCGGCGCACGCCGTTGATTGTAGCGGCAGTGCTGTTTGTGCTCACCTTTTTGCTCAGCGGGCACAACCGCTTCAATTTGCTCAATGTCGTGTGCTGGCTGGGTGCGCTGGGCAGCCTGCTGTATGCCTTTTGGCAGCCCGGCCCGCGGCGCCCAGGCTGGCGCACGCGCTGGGCGGCGTTTTGGGCCCAGCCCGAGTTCACCTTGCGCGTGGGGCGGCATACATTGCTGCTGTTGCTGCTCGGCGCCTTGATCCTGGCGGTGCGCTTGTACGCGCTGCGCAGCGCGCCGCCCGAAATGGTCAGTGATCATGCCGAAATGCTGCTTGATCTGCTGGATATTCGTAATGGCCAAGCGGCGATCTTCTTTGAGCGCAATACCGGGCGCGAGCCGCTGCCGTTTTATCTGGCGGCATGGGTGGGCCGCTGGTTTGGTACCGGGGTCAGCTTTCTGACGCTCAAGCTCACCAGTACGCTGGCTTCACTGGCTGGTTTGGTGTTCATGTACTTGATGGGCGAAGAGTTGGGCGGCCGCCGGGTGGGCGTATTCACCCTGGCACTGGCTGGCCTGGCGTACTGGCCCAACGTGCTCGCCCATCTCGGCTTGAACTTCTATTGGTACGCCACGCTTACTGCACCCACGCTTTACTTTTTGCTGCGCGGCATACGCCGCGGCCAGCTTAACGACTATTTGCTGGCCGGCGTGTGCCTGGGCATCGGCTTGAATGGCTACACCGCCTTTCGCATCGTGCCGCTGGTGGCCGCTGCCGCGCTAGCCATCTTCCTGCTGCATCGCAGCAGCGCCAGCCTGCGCAACCGCGCCATCACGGGTGCTTTGCTGCTCTTGGTGGTGGCGTTGGTGGCCACCACGCCGCTACTACGCTACTCCATCGATCATCTCTTGGTAGCCAACCAGCGCATTCTGACCCGGCTGGGTGAAGCCGAGCGCGCCTACCCCGGCCCGGTGGGTTTCATCCTGCTGAGCAACATGCTCAAGGGATTGGGGCTATTCAACTACTCCGGCGGCAGTCAGTGGGTGGTGGGCACTGTGCGCAGCCCGGCCTTTGACCTGTTCACTGCCACGCTGCTCTTGCTGGGGGTGTGCTTCACGGCGATGCGCTATGCACGCCAGCGCCAATGGCAGGATCTGTTTCTGCTGCTCAGCCTGCCCTTGCTCCTCTTGCCGTCTACGTTGTCCCTGGCATTTCCGGAGGAGAACCCGGCGATGAACCGCGCCAGTGGCGCCTGGGTGCCCGCCTTTGTACTCGCCGCCTTGGCGCTGGAGACTTATCTGCGCAGCCTGGGCCAGCGCCTGGCGCCCAAACGTGCCGCTGCAAGCCAGCTCGCCGCCGCCGGGCTGCTGGCGCTGGTGGCCGCCAGCAATCTGGGACTGTTCAACCAATACACGCGTGCCTATCGCGCCAATTCCTGGAACAGTGCTGAAATGGGCGCGGTGATCGCTGATTTCGCCGCTAGCTTCGGCTCATTGGAGAGCGCCTGGGTGGTGGCGTACCCGCACTGGGTGGATACGCGCCTGGTGGCGATGGAGGCCAACAACCCGGGGCGCGATTACGCCATCTGGCCCGAGCAGTTGACCCAAACGGCGAGCGTGGCCGCGCCGCGGCTATACATTCTGAAACCAGAGGATACACTGGCGCTCAGCACCCTGCAGCAATTGTTCCCGCAGGGCGTGCTGACCACGTACACCAGCCAAGTGGCCTCACGTGATTTCTATCTCTATCTGGTGGCGAACAACTAA
- a CDS encoding class I SAM-dependent methyltransferase → MPPQSAPPPRQGENKHWWIQLQALPYFRALLRAVEADFYKDFELAAPVYDLGCGDGHFASQVFTQKFEVGLDPAFVSLQEAKQWGAYGGLVQALGHRAPLAGGHFASALSNSVLEHIPNLQAVLNETGRLVRKGGLFLFCVPNHRWPHNLSIANWLSKLGLKALAAAYVRLFTRISRHINMLSPEEWATRLDEAGFDIEAWWHYFPPAALHALEWGHYFGLPSYVARKLFGRWVLWPSRANLGITQRLFAAHANHGADPEGTYTWYVARRR, encoded by the coding sequence TTGCCGCCGCAATCAGCGCCCCCACCGCGCCAGGGCGAGAATAAACACTGGTGGATCCAGTTACAGGCCTTGCCGTATTTCCGTGCTTTGTTGCGCGCGGTAGAGGCTGATTTTTACAAAGATTTTGAACTCGCCGCGCCGGTGTATGACCTCGGCTGCGGGGATGGCCATTTTGCCAGCCAGGTATTTACGCAAAAGTTTGAGGTCGGGCTGGACCCGGCCTTCGTCTCCCTGCAGGAAGCCAAGCAGTGGGGCGCCTATGGCGGCCTGGTGCAGGCCCTCGGCCACCGCGCCCCGCTGGCCGGCGGCCACTTTGCCAGCGCGCTCAGTAATTCGGTGCTTGAGCACATCCCCAATTTGCAAGCGGTGCTCAATGAAACCGGCCGCCTGGTGCGCAAGGGCGGCCTGTTCCTGTTCTGCGTGCCCAATCATCGCTGGCCGCACAATCTTTCGATTGCCAATTGGCTCAGCAAGCTAGGCCTCAAGGCCCTGGCCGCCGCCTATGTGCGCCTGTTCACGCGTATCTCGCGCCATATCAACATGCTCTCGCCTGAAGAATGGGCGACGCGGCTGGACGAAGCCGGCTTTGATATAGAAGCATGGTGGCACTACTTCCCACCCGCCGCGCTGCACGCACTGGAGTGGGGGCATTACTTTGGCTTGCCCAGCTATGTGGCGCGCAAGTTGTTCGGCCGCTGGGTGCTGTGGCCCAGCCGCGCCAACTTGGGCATCACGCAACGCCTGTTTGCGGCGCACGCCAATCACGGCGCCGACCCTGAAGGCACCTATACCTGGTATGTCGCGCGCCGCCGCTAG
- a CDS encoding glycosyltransferase family 4 protein: MRILTVLTYYRPHTSGLTIYAERLAKALVQRGHAVTVLTSQFEKDLPLEEMQDGVRIRRVPVALRISKGVIMPSLGRLAWQETRKHDALLLHLPQFDAAGLAIRGWLLKKATVIIYHSDLILSSGLFNRFVNFVVNFMNDLAARFTHRISSYTEDFASHSPYLRRFASKVRVISPAVELPQSEPEKALAFSARHNPEQRGPVIAMATRFAAEKGVEVLLQALPAVQQKFPNALVWFAGQYQDVLGEEAYAQRLFPQIAEYEKAGQWRFLGTLPMEDMPSFYQGLDLLVVPSTNSTETFGFVQIEAMMNGKPVVAAALPGVRQPVRMSGMGLVSPVGDAAALAANMIEVLSHPEKYRGDADALRTEFSPQTCAARHEALFEEIARELAGCGA, translated from the coding sequence GTGCGTATCCTTACGGTTCTCACCTATTATCGCCCGCACACCAGCGGGCTGACCATTTACGCCGAGCGCCTGGCCAAGGCGCTGGTGCAGCGCGGGCACGCGGTCACTGTGCTCACTTCCCAGTTTGAGAAGGACTTGCCGCTGGAAGAGATGCAGGATGGCGTGCGCATCCGCCGCGTGCCGGTGGCGCTGCGCATCAGCAAGGGCGTGATCATGCCCAGCCTCGGCCGCCTGGCCTGGCAGGAGACGCGCAAGCATGATGCGCTGCTGCTGCACCTGCCGCAGTTTGACGCCGCCGGCCTGGCGATCCGCGGCTGGCTGCTCAAGAAAGCCACCGTGATCATTTACCACTCCGATCTGATCCTTTCGTCGGGCCTGTTTAATCGTTTTGTCAACTTTGTTGTCAATTTCATGAATGACTTGGCCGCCCGCTTTACGCACCGCATCTCTTCATATACAGAAGACTTTGCCAGTCATTCGCCGTACCTGCGCCGCTTTGCGTCAAAGGTGCGCGTAATCTCCCCTGCGGTGGAGTTGCCGCAAAGCGAGCCGGAAAAAGCCTTGGCTTTTTCCGCTCGCCACAATCCTGAGCAACGCGGCCCAGTGATTGCCATGGCCACGCGCTTCGCTGCGGAAAAGGGTGTTGAAGTCTTGCTGCAAGCGCTGCCCGCGGTGCAGCAAAAGTTCCCCAACGCACTGGTGTGGTTTGCCGGGCAGTATCAGGATGTGCTGGGCGAAGAAGCCTATGCCCAGCGCCTGTTCCCGCAGATCGCCGAATACGAGAAAGCCGGCCAGTGGAGATTTTTGGGCACGCTGCCCATGGAAGACATGCCCTCGTTCTATCAGGGGCTGGATCTGCTGGTGGTGCCCAGCACCAATTCCACTGAGACCTTTGGCTTTGTACAGATTGAAGCGATGATGAATGGCAAACCTGTGGTGGCCGCCGCGCTGCCTGGCGTGCGCCAACCCGTGCGCATGAGCGGCATGGGCCTGGTCTCGCCCGTGGGCGATGCCGCCGCGCTGGCCGCCAACATGATCGAGGTGCTCTCGCACCCCGAAAAATATCGCGGCGATGCCGACGCGCTGCGTACGGAGTTCAGCCCGCAAACTTGCGCGGCGCGCCACGAAGCGCTCTTCGAAGAGATTGCGCGTGAGCTTGCCGGATGTGGGGCGTGA
- a CDS encoding GDP-mannose 4,6-dehydratase, translated as MAKKKYLITGGAGFIGSNYAHALLERGERVVIFDNLSRKGAERNLAWLRQAHGAESFELVVGDVRDAEALHAPVAGAEVIAHLAGQVAVTSSVTDPRTDFEINALGTFNVLEAARRAGHAPFIIYASTNKVYGEMLEHRLLTGKTRYRYAKLPHGLPETQQLDFHSPYGCSKGAAEQYVRDYARIYNIPSVVFRQSCIYGPRQFGVEDQGWLAWFVIAAVLGKPISIYGDGKQVRDMLHVRDLIAAYDAAVSRQRIVAGEAFNIGGGPDFTLSIWKECGPLLEKLLGRKIPVSYGPTRPGDQKVYISDIRKVRKALAWKPTIGVEQGTAELVAWVQAHRELFD; from the coding sequence ATGGCAAAGAAAAAGTATCTGATCACCGGCGGCGCCGGATTCATCGGCTCCAACTATGCGCATGCGTTGCTGGAGCGCGGCGAACGCGTCGTCATCTTCGATAATCTCTCGCGCAAAGGCGCCGAGCGCAACCTGGCCTGGTTGCGCCAGGCCCACGGCGCCGAGTCGTTCGAGCTGGTGGTTGGCGATGTGCGCGACGCCGAGGCACTGCACGCGCCGGTGGCCGGTGCAGAGGTGATCGCGCACCTGGCCGGCCAGGTGGCGGTCACCTCCTCAGTGACCGATCCGCGCACTGATTTTGAGATCAACGCCCTCGGCACCTTCAACGTGCTTGAAGCGGCGCGGCGGGCCGGGCATGCACCCTTCATTATCTATGCCTCCACCAACAAGGTCTATGGCGAGATGCTGGAGCACCGTCTGCTCACAGGCAAGACGCGCTACCGCTACGCCAAGCTGCCCCACGGCCTGCCCGAAACGCAGCAGCTCGATTTTCACTCCCCGTATGGCTGCTCCAAAGGCGCCGCCGAGCAATACGTGCGCGATTATGCGCGCATTTACAACATCCCCTCAGTCGTCTTCCGCCAGAGCTGTATCTACGGCCCGCGCCAATTCGGCGTGGAGGACCAGGGCTGGCTGGCCTGGTTCGTGATCGCCGCCGTGCTCGGCAAGCCGATCAGCATCTATGGTGATGGCAAGCAGGTGCGCGACATGCTGCACGTGCGTGATCTGATCGCGGCCTACGATGCCGCGGTGTCGCGCCAGCGCATAGTGGCTGGCGAAGCCTTCAACATCGGCGGCGGGCCTGATTTCACGCTGTCGATCTGGAAGGAATGCGGCCCGCTGCTGGAGAAGTTGCTCGGGCGCAAGATCCCGGTGAGCTATGGGCCCACTCGTCCCGGCGACCAGAAGGTCTATATCAGCGATATCCGCAAGGTGCGCAAGGCGCTAGCCTGGAAGCCCACGATTGGCGTAGAGCAGGGCACGGCCGAGCTGGTCGCCTGGGTGCAAGCACACCGCGAGCTGTTTGATTAG